A window of Orenia marismortui DSM 5156 contains these coding sequences:
- a CDS encoding DUF726 domain-containing protein has product MSESRVVVEDAYLDESSSSYILSPIYSRNTKEEIIFINGFLTENKDDYDWHEFISDHVRDKSCYHYRWKAGKLMSLINDAALGTLSLVAKPLVGGAVGELGKLKQVAKAGNKVSKYLPDEINIGSAAKKMVTGKNFSNNVSKSWKEAVENAESAGRELGKYIYNSNKKYILVGHSLGSQVIYNTLRFLDKKDSLDQILSVNLLGGAIQADKYLGLLSRNKSLSVNNYYSKADMVLFFLFNLANINDTASNLGAAGMLLGAAFGALTGGLGMALLAGAAGGVAGSLFGAGLQLFLNNPVGRNIIRSSRARNIRCSYAHNDYVKYFSDIFEGFDYQQRIENATVISAESSKSDIIRQLSHSEGVVFLEEGVYELGELILADLNNLEIKSDGNVIFKDTELTLENCSNLKLEFVNFIAGDEKGKKDQDYFLNLDNSKEISFYGTKLTNQDLKITNSSQVSFIESDLIGESYQLKIASSQLDFQYSNILGPKNAVESKNSNIKFIGSELQGARDFLQSENDKIAIDNTVIKEGYNLFNLNQTEIELSNSLITELARELITATNSKVTLANNTVNKSKQQLIKAAYSKVKLINNLVKSFTGDILTTEHAPELLLEDNRVIDSKKAIVVKSKQDQLRIINNEFEDCEMVLDIRESKDSAIKNNKFTKTNKTAVNILKSKLTLEENSFVENFECIYLEGSKGKIINNSFKDNSNISLKLNNSHCEINSNSFIIFKYKNSSCAVYIYNSKEDNLISQNKFANYYLGIYYCDSNADIKENKFDGNGIGIKASNSLSNIIQNNQFKENKSALRLVINSAAILGEDIKDNHFEANDLNYYSYNSDIKGLDENEEKVLVEDTRELEKKFKRRIKKFYPQMEKIFGQKPLGEDIYYQPDNMKDRLEDHISSYANLDIDEYEDILFLYSRYRNFKEGALITKRYIYSSANNRIRIDKIKDISSSKRYLSFILKSGKEIKVEIDDGHFLKLLLKRSLFNTNPIEDMEEEITNLYQSMGRRPFGSNVSLKGSIDKKKLNNAQKYYARKLKKEDILILGDSTVFGSAKKGFIITKDRFYCHQYSPMQLKSLRAEDKGITSVRINGKKVKYGGSKREGFIGFLNNINALYALNDLFALKVTCPSCKKQVKAKYNKCPKCKLNLMLSIAADSNDPEEIEILVNEGREIETLNKENATPLMIAAKYNQNSEIIAALIDAGAKVDVRDGAGFDPVMYAAINNPNPEVITKLVEAGADINAKI; this is encoded by the coding sequence ATGTCTGAAAGTAGGGTAGTAGTTGAGGATGCTTATTTAGATGAAAGTTCTTCTAGTTATATTCTAAGCCCGATTTATAGTAGGAATACTAAGGAAGAAATAATCTTTATTAATGGTTTTTTAACTGAGAATAAAGATGACTATGATTGGCATGAATTTATTAGTGATCATGTTAGAGATAAGAGCTGTTATCATTATCGTTGGAAAGCTGGGAAGTTAATGAGTTTGATTAATGATGCAGCTTTAGGTACACTTAGTTTAGTAGCAAAACCCTTAGTGGGAGGAGCAGTAGGAGAATTAGGTAAGCTTAAACAGGTTGCTAAAGCAGGTAATAAAGTTAGTAAATATCTACCTGATGAAATTAATATAGGTTCAGCAGCTAAGAAGATGGTTACTGGAAAGAATTTCAGCAATAATGTCTCAAAAAGTTGGAAAGAAGCTGTTGAAAATGCTGAAAGTGCAGGTAGAGAGTTAGGGAAGTATATCTATAATAGTAATAAGAAATATATTTTAGTGGGCCATTCTTTAGGTAGTCAGGTGATTTATAATACTTTAAGATTTTTGGATAAAAAGGATTCTCTAGATCAAATTCTATCAGTTAATTTATTAGGTGGGGCTATTCAGGCTGATAAATACCTAGGTTTATTGTCTAGAAATAAGAGTTTATCTGTAAATAACTATTATAGTAAAGCGGATATGGTATTATTCTTCTTATTTAATCTAGCTAATATTAATGATACTGCTTCCAATTTGGGAGCAGCTGGTATGCTTTTGGGTGCTGCTTTTGGAGCACTAACAGGTGGTCTAGGAATGGCTCTCTTAGCAGGAGCTGCCGGTGGTGTAGCAGGTTCACTTTTTGGAGCTGGATTACAGTTATTCCTAAATAATCCTGTAGGAAGAAATATAATTAGAAGTAGTAGAGCAAGAAATATACGCTGTAGTTATGCTCATAATGATTATGTGAAATACTTTAGTGATATATTTGAAGGCTTTGATTATCAACAAAGAATTGAAAATGCAACTGTTATTAGTGCAGAAAGTAGTAAAAGTGATATTATAAGACAGTTATCCCATTCTGAAGGAGTAGTCTTTTTAGAGGAAGGTGTTTATGAATTAGGTGAATTGATCTTAGCTGATTTGAATAATCTTGAGATTAAATCTGATGGGAATGTTATCTTTAAAGATACAGAGTTAACTTTAGAAAACTGTTCAAATCTAAAGCTAGAATTTGTCAATTTTATTGCTGGAGATGAAAAGGGTAAAAAAGATCAAGATTATTTCTTAAACTTAGATAACTCTAAGGAAATAAGTTTTTATGGAACTAAGCTGACCAATCAGGATCTAAAAATAACTAATAGTTCTCAAGTTTCCTTTATTGAAAGTGATTTAATTGGAGAGAGTTATCAGCTAAAGATAGCATCTTCTCAATTAGATTTTCAATATAGTAATATTTTAGGGCCTAAGAATGCAGTTGAGTCTAAGAATTCAAATATTAAATTTATCGGTAGTGAATTACAAGGGGCTAGAGATTTTCTGCAATCTGAAAATGATAAGATTGCTATTGATAATACAGTTATTAAAGAAGGATATAATTTATTTAATCTCAATCAGACTGAGATTGAATTATCTAATTCTTTAATTACAGAATTAGCAAGAGAACTGATTACAGCTACTAATTCTAAAGTTACTTTGGCTAATAATACAGTAAATAAGTCAAAGCAGCAGTTAATTAAAGCAGCTTATTCTAAAGTCAAGCTTATCAATAACTTAGTCAAATCTTTTACAGGAGATATACTTACTACAGAACATGCACCAGAGTTATTATTAGAAGATAATAGGGTTATTGATAGCAAGAAGGCTATAGTAGTTAAATCTAAGCAAGACCAACTCAGAATTATTAATAATGAGTTTGAAGATTGTGAAATGGTATTGGATATTAGAGAAAGCAAAGATTCTGCTATTAAGAATAATAAATTCACCAAGACTAACAAGACAGCGGTTAATATACTAAAGTCAAAGCTAACTTTAGAAGAGAATAGTTTTGTAGAGAATTTTGAGTGTATTTATTTAGAAGGATCAAAAGGTAAAATAATTAATAATAGCTTTAAAGATAATAGTAATATCAGCTTAAAGCTAAATAATTCGCATTGTGAAATAAATTCTAATAGCTTTATCATCTTTAAATATAAGAATTCTAGTTGTGCCGTTTATATTTACAATAGTAAAGAAGATAATTTGATCAGCCAGAACAAATTTGCCAACTATTATTTAGGGATTTATTATTGTGACTCTAATGCTGACATTAAAGAAAATAAGTTTGATGGTAATGGGATTGGAATTAAAGCAAGTAATAGTCTGAGTAATATAATTCAAAATAATCAATTTAAGGAGAACAAATCTGCACTAAGATTAGTAATAAATAGTGCTGCTATCTTAGGTGAAGATATTAAAGATAATCACTTTGAAGCTAATGATCTAAATTATTATAGCTATAATTCAGATATTAAAGGCCTAGATGAGAATGAAGAAAAGGTTCTTGTTGAAGATACAAGAGAATTAGAGAAGAAATTCAAAAGAAGAATAAAGAAGTTTTATCCTCAAATGGAAAAAATCTTTGGACAAAAGCCCTTAGGCGAAGATATATACTATCAGCCAGATAATATGAAAGATAGGTTAGAAGATCATATAAGCTCATATGCCAATCTTGATATAGATGAATATGAAGATATATTATTCTTATATAGTCGCTACAGAAACTTTAAAGAGGGGGCTTTAATAACTAAAAGATATATCTACTCTTCAGCTAATAATCGAATTAGAATTGATAAAATTAAAGATATTAGCTCATCTAAAAGGTATTTATCTTTTATTCTGAAAAGTGGTAAAGAAATTAAAGTAGAAATTGATGATGGACATTTCTTGAAATTATTATTGAAAAGATCTTTATTTAACACTAATCCGATTGAAGATATGGAAGAAGAGATTACTAACTTATATCAGTCTATGGGCCGAAGACCTTTTGGAAGCAATGTCTCTTTAAAAGGAAGTATTGATAAGAAGAAATTAAATAATGCTCAGAAGTATTATGCTCGCAAATTGAAAAAAGAAGATATATTAATTTTGGGTGATAGCACTGTCTTTGGAAGTGCTAAAAAAGGTTTTATAATCACTAAGGATAGATTTTATTGCCATCAATATAGCCCAATGCAATTAAAAAGTTTAAGAGCAGAGGATAAAGGAATAACTTCTGTTAGAATTAATGGTAAGAAGGTTAAGTATGGTGGTTCAAAAAGAGAAGGATTTATAGGATTTCTAAATAATATTAATGCTTTGTATGCTTTAAATGATCTTTTTGCTTTAAAGGTAACCTGTCCAAGTTGTAAGAAGCAGGTTAAGGCTAAATATAATAAATGCCCTAAATGTAAATTGAATTTAATGCTCAGTATTGCAGCTGATAGTAATGATCCAGAAGAGATTGAGATTTTAGTTAATGAAGGAAGAGAAATTGAAACTTTAAATAAGGAGAATGCTACTCCTTTGATGATAGCTGCCAAATATAATCAAAACTCTGAAATCATAGCAGCTTTAATTGATGCAGGAGCTAAAGTTGATGTAAGAGATGGAGCAGGCTTTGATCCAGTGATGTATGCTGCAATTAATAATCCTAATCCTGAAGTAATAACTAAACTTGTAGAAGCAGGAGCTGATATCAATGCAAAGATCTAA
- a CDS encoding GGDEF domain-containing protein, whose translation MFYYILLITIILLFIIHNFYLRQKLKYYKVKAEKTYQKAIRDGRTGAYNYEYLVSVLEKSNQQYSLLMLDIDDFKEINDQYGHQIGDLVLKDVARKAKELIRKTDLLARYGGDEFIIALFNCSSKEVELVAEKLKRSINQITYSYQQELTCGVSIGCYSLDESNSKINDALKRVDKALYQAKKRGKNCIVNH comes from the coding sequence ATGTTTTATTACATATTATTAATTACTATTATATTACTGTTCATCATACATAACTTCTATTTAAGACAGAAGCTCAAGTATTATAAAGTAAAAGCTGAAAAGACCTATCAAAAGGCAATTAGAGATGGAAGGACCGGAGCTTATAATTATGAATATTTAGTATCAGTATTAGAGAAATCAAATCAGCAATATTCATTACTTATGCTAGATATAGATGATTTTAAGGAGATTAATGATCAATATGGACATCAGATAGGTGATTTGGTACTTAAAGATGTAGCTAGAAAGGCTAAAGAGCTTATTCGTAAAACAGATTTGCTTGCTAGATATGGTGGTGATGAATTCATAATAGCACTATTTAACTGTTCATCTAAAGAGGTAGAGCTAGTAGCAGAAAAATTAAAAAGAAGTATCAATCAGATAACTTATTCATATCAGCAGGAATTGACTTGTGGAGTATCTATTGGCTGTTATAGTTTAGATGAGAGTAATAGTAAGATTAATGATGCCTTAAAAAGAGTAGATAAAGCACTTTATCAGGCTAAAAAAAGAGGTAAGAATTGTATAGTTAATCATTGA
- the hflX gene encoding GTPase HflX has protein sequence MAKKNKAIVIGVNLKGQEDDFDYLMEELKGLATACNIEVVGELSQNLAHINNSHYLGSGKIKELGELVGYTAAQVVIANDELSPSQIRVLEDRLGVRVIDRTMLILDIFARRAKTREAKLQVEVARLQYMLPRLVGQRQYDRQGGGAGLVNRGAGETNLELSRRRIEDKIAALQKELESLVSQREIQRRRRKKSGIPIVSLVGYTNAGKSTLMNTMLETFNQSLEKEVFEKDMLFATLETSVRKINLSNNRSFLLTDTVGFINRLPHHLVKAFRSTLEEVAEADLIIHVVDYSDDEYQKMVDVTNKTLKEIGVKNIPIIYAFNKGDLTDTVIPHLVEDRVYLSAKERTGIDQLLQLVSNYLFKDYIQCKMVIPYDQGEIVSYFFENANISATSYEAEGTKLILECKESDYERYRDYVVDDRVKNRVGI, from the coding sequence ATGGCTAAAAAGAACAAAGCGATAGTAATAGGTGTAAACCTTAAAGGTCAAGAAGATGATTTTGACTATTTAATGGAAGAATTAAAAGGCTTAGCCACTGCCTGTAATATAGAAGTAGTTGGGGAGTTAAGCCAAAATTTAGCTCATATTAATAATTCCCATTATCTTGGTAGCGGTAAGATTAAAGAACTTGGTGAGTTAGTAGGTTACACAGCTGCCCAGGTAGTAATAGCTAATGATGAGCTATCTCCTTCTCAAATTCGTGTTCTTGAAGATAGACTTGGGGTAAGAGTAATTGATAGAACTATGTTAATCTTAGATATATTTGCTCGGCGTGCAAAAACAAGAGAAGCAAAATTACAGGTTGAGGTGGCTCGTCTGCAGTATATGCTTCCTAGATTAGTTGGTCAAAGGCAGTATGATCGTCAAGGTGGAGGAGCCGGATTAGTAAATAGAGGTGCAGGAGAGACAAATCTGGAGCTTAGTCGAAGAAGGATTGAAGATAAGATAGCAGCTTTGCAGAAGGAATTAGAAAGCTTAGTTTCACAACGGGAAATCCAACGGAGAAGGCGCAAAAAAAGTGGGATTCCTATTGTTTCCTTAGTTGGATATACCAATGCTGGGAAGTCTACGTTGATGAATACCATGCTTGAGACCTTTAATCAATCTTTGGAAAAAGAGGTTTTTGAGAAGGATATGTTATTTGCAACCTTAGAAACTTCGGTTAGAAAGATAAATTTATCTAATAATAGATCATTTCTGCTGACAGATACTGTTGGATTCATAAATAGATTACCTCATCATCTAGTTAAAGCCTTTCGATCTACATTAGAAGAGGTTGCAGAAGCTGATTTAATAATTCATGTTGTTGATTATTCAGATGATGAATATCAGAAAATGGTTGATGTTACAAATAAGACATTAAAAGAGATTGGAGTCAAAAATATTCCTATTATTTATGCATTTAATAAAGGGGATTTAACAGATACAGTAATTCCTCATTTAGTAGAAGATAGAGTTTATTTATCTGCTAAAGAAAGAACAGGAATAGATCAATTGCTTCAATTAGTTAGTAACTATTTATTTAAAGATTATATTCAATGTAAAATGGTAATTCCTTATGATCAAGGAGAGATAGTCTCTTATTTTTTTGAGAATGCTAATATATCTGCAACTAGTTATGAAGCAGAGGGTACTAAGTTAATTTTAGAATGTAAAGAGAGTGATTATGAAAGATATCGGGATTATGTAGTAGATGATAGAGTTAAAAATAGAGTAGGAATATAA
- a CDS encoding ABC transporter permease yields MLNKTYLTLISLLALIFLYFNSVLFNYFIDNLDLISELILEHVIMVSISMFIATVIGLFVGVLLTRDSFRRFRSLFMYIIGLGQTIPSLAILALAMSTLGIGMKPVILALTIYSILPIARNTIVGLDSVSEDLLDAAKGMGLSPYIIFWEVELPNALAFILTGIRIALIINIGTAALGALVGAGGLGDQIFTGISFLDSQLMLSGAIPTALLVLVAYYLFLSLEKILVSKGLQR; encoded by the coding sequence GTGCTTAATAAAACTTATCTAACACTGATCTCTTTATTAGCACTTATATTTTTATATTTTAATAGTGTGTTATTTAATTATTTTATAGATAATTTAGATTTAATTTCAGAACTTATCTTAGAGCATGTAATTATGGTATCTATATCAATGTTCATAGCGACAGTTATTGGTTTATTTGTAGGTGTATTGTTGACTAGGGATAGTTTTAGGAGATTTAGATCTCTATTCATGTATATCATTGGCTTAGGTCAGACAATTCCTTCTTTGGCAATTTTAGCTTTAGCTATGAGTACTTTAGGGATTGGAATGAAGCCTGTCATTTTAGCTTTAACTATATATTCGATTTTGCCTATAGCAAGAAATACAATTGTGGGATTAGATTCTGTGAGTGAAGACTTATTAGATGCTGCTAAAGGTATGGGATTATCTCCTTATATAATTTTCTGGGAAGTTGAGTTACCTAATGCCTTAGCCTTTATTTTAACTGGTATTAGAATAGCTTTGATTATAAATATAGGAACTGCAGCTTTGGGTGCTTTAGTTGGTGCAGGTGGATTAGGTGATCAAATATTTACAGGTATCAGTTTCTTAGATTCACAGTTAATGCTATCTGGTGCTATTCCTACTGCTTTATTGGTTTTAGTGGCTTATTATTTATTTTTAAGTTTAGAAAAAATCTTAGTTTCTAAAGGTTTGCAAAGATAG
- a CDS encoding ABC transporter permease yields MIDFLIDNWQKSIVLMLEHLYLVLIATILSAIIGIALGIFISRKEEWADLAINIANIVMTIPSIALFGLMLPLLSVFNVGLGNIPVIISLVLYSQLPIISNTYTAIKDIDSAIIDSAKGMGLSKWNRLLEIELPLSLAGIIAGLRIAVVMNIGIVTIAVYVGAGGLGEFIQRGIEQVYEEKIMAGALLVSLLAMITDALFYGLEYILTPVALRKEKDCA; encoded by the coding sequence ATGATTGATTTTCTAATAGATAATTGGCAGAAATCAATTGTTCTGATGCTAGAACATCTCTATCTTGTTTTAATTGCAACAATATTATCGGCAATTATTGGTATTGCTTTAGGCATATTTATTTCTAGAAAAGAAGAATGGGCTGATTTAGCAATTAATATAGCGAATATAGTAATGACAATTCCTAGTATTGCTCTTTTTGGATTGATGTTACCTCTATTATCTGTCTTCAATGTAGGATTGGGTAATATACCGGTTATTATTTCTCTGGTACTTTACTCTCAGTTACCGATTATTAGTAATACCTATACAGCAATTAAAGATATTGATTCAGCAATTATTGATTCAGCTAAGGGGATGGGCTTATCAAAGTGGAATAGATTATTGGAAATAGAATTACCTTTATCTTTAGCAGGAATTATAGCTGGATTAAGAATTGCAGTGGTTATGAATATAGGTATAGTTACCATAGCAGTGTATGTAGGAGCTGGGGGATTAGGTGAGTTTATACAAAGAGGAATAGAGCAGGTATATGAGGAGAAAATTATGGCTGGTGCTTTATTAGTGTCATTATTGGCTATGATAACAGATGCTTTATTTTATGGTTTGGAATATATACTTACCCCTGTAGCTTTAAGAAAGGAGAAAGATTGTGCTTAA
- a CDS encoding betaine/proline/choline family ABC transporter ATP-binding protein (Members of the family are the ATP-binding subunit of ABC transporters for substrates such as betaine, L-proline or other amino acids, choline, carnitine, etc. The substrate specificity is best determined from the substrate-binding subunit, rather than this subunit, as it interacts with the permease subunit and not with substrate directly.): protein MIEYVNVSKTFTNEAHKITAVNDISLKINQGELVVLLGPSGCGKTTLLRLTNRLEELDRGHILINNRKIDTQDEVKLRQGIGYVIQEIGLFPNKTIGENIGMIPKVIGWNQNKVEKRIEELLEMMNLDSILYKDKYPHQLSGGQRQRIGVARALAANPDILLMDEPFGAIDPINRKNIQDQFLTLQKKLNKTIIFVSHDIHEALKMADKIAIINQGELIQFDTPENILLDPKNKFVEEFIGTERAMKVLDLVRVKEAMSSISYKYDDLEVKDALKLMKKNNRDYLLICSEDRRPLGYISREDILKNPFQQESKIINLIKDLDIRLTYTSTLKEALTIMVSNEVTKLCIVDQNGTLVGAIDFTDIQDYLSKNYRRNQEMGL, encoded by the coding sequence TTGATAGAATATGTGAATGTATCCAAAACGTTTACTAATGAAGCTCATAAAATAACAGCAGTAAATGACATTTCCTTAAAGATAAATCAAGGAGAGTTAGTTGTTCTTTTGGGCCCATCTGGTTGTGGGAAGACCACCTTATTAAGGCTAACAAATCGATTAGAAGAGTTAGATAGAGGCCATATCTTAATTAATAATAGAAAAATAGATACTCAAGATGAAGTTAAATTAAGACAAGGGATAGGTTATGTTATTCAAGAGATAGGCCTATTTCCCAATAAGACAATTGGTGAGAATATTGGAATGATACCCAAGGTGATAGGTTGGAATCAGAATAAGGTTGAGAAACGAATAGAAGAATTACTAGAGATGATGAATCTCGATTCTATTCTTTATAAGGATAAATATCCCCATCAGCTATCAGGGGGTCAAAGACAGAGAATAGGTGTTGCTAGAGCTTTAGCAGCTAATCCAGATATACTATTGATGGATGAGCCTTTTGGTGCTATAGATCCGATTAATCGCAAGAATATTCAAGATCAATTTCTAACTTTACAGAAGAAGTTAAACAAAACAATTATTTTCGTTAGCCATGATATTCATGAAGCATTAAAGATGGCAGATAAAATTGCTATTATTAATCAGGGAGAATTAATACAATTTGATACCCCAGAGAATATATTATTAGACCCAAAGAATAAATTTGTTGAAGAGTTTATCGGTACAGAAAGGGCAATGAAGGTATTAGATCTGGTCAGAGTGAAGGAAGCTATGAGTTCTATAAGTTATAAATATGATGATTTAGAGGTTAAAGATGCTTTAAAATTGATGAAGAAGAATAATAGAGATTACTTATTGATTTGCTCTGAAGATAGAAGACCATTGGGTTATATTTCTAGAGAGGATATACTAAAAAATCCCTTTCAGCAAGAATCAAAAATTATTAATTTAATCAAGGATTTAGATATTAGATTAACTTATACTTCAACCCTAAAGGAAGCATTAACAATAATGGTTTCTAATGAGGTCACTAAGCTCTGTATAGTAGATCAAAACGGAACTTTGGTTGGAGCTATCGATTTTACTGACATCCAAGATTATCTATCTAAAAATTATAGAAGAAATCAGGAGATGGGACTATGA